The Gloeomargarita sp. SRBZ-1_bins_9 region TGCGGGCCCAGTTGAACGTCGTCGGGCCGGAGTCCCTGCTGGTGGTGGTCCTCACCGGTTTATTTGTCGGCATGGTCTTTACGATTCAGGTGGCGCGGGAGTTTATCCGGTTTGGGTCTGGGGATTTGGTCGGCGGCGTTTTGGCCCTGGCCCTGATCCGGGAGTTAGCGCCGGTGCTGACAGCTGTGATTGTCACCGGGCGGGTGGGGTCGGCCTTTGCGGCAGAGCTGGGCACCATGCGCGTAACCGAACAGATTGACGCCCTATATATGTTGAAAACCGACCCGGTGGATTATCTGGTATTGCCGCGGGTGCTGGCCTGTATCCTGATGCTGCCTTTATTAACTGTGGTGGCCTTTGTGGTGGGTATCGCCGGTGGGATACTGATTGCTCATGGTCTATACGACCTGAGTATCCGGCAATTTCTAGACTCAGTGGAGCAGTTCATGGAGGCCCAGGACCTGGTCAAAGCCCTGGTCAAAGCCGCCATTTTTGGTATGTTGGTGGCGACGATTGGGTGTGGCTGGGGGTTGACAACGACAGGTGGAGCCAAGGGCGTTGGCCAGTCCACTACGGCTTCGGTGGTCACCGGCTTATTGGCCATCTTCATCGCCGACTTTTTCCTGTCCTGGTTAATGTTTCGGGGAGTGGGGACGGCACCGTTTTAGGAACCGATGGGACAGGGCTTATCCAGTATCAGGGTGGGGTCTGCCTGGACAGCACAGGAACCGCTGTGGGGTTGGCGACACTTTCAGGTGAAAAATATCCAGCGCCGGGACCGGTTCACTTTTGTCGAAATGGTGGCCGTATGCGACCCGCAGGTGCGTTTCTGGCTGAATGCTCAACAACTGCGCAACCGAACCCTGTGGCAACCCGGTTGGCACTCCCTTTCATCATCCCAGGACCCCCCTGAAGGGATGCCCCCTGTCCCCCCCTACGAACAGGAGACATCAGACGGATAAATCTCTAGATTTTACTGCGGGACCGAGCCGACACCAGCAATGACCCCCCAGGAACCCAGACGACCCACGTTACAGCCCCCTAGACGTCCCACGGCACTAATCTGCAACGCATGATGGCCCCGAGGGAAACCCCTGCCCAGCTCGACAGCCGCCTGCTGCCCTGGTGCCAAGAACCCGGTTTCCCAACGTTGTCCACTGCTTGTTGTGACAATGTACTTCACATCAGAACAATGGCTCGCCGGTGCCCTAAGTTGCATAAAGTACTCCACGTGAGAACCATCCGAGTGAAAGTTATAGTTGGCGCTGCGGTCACAGGTCTGTCCGGCTGAGCTACAGTTGACGACGATGGGATTGGCATAAGTCTGTTGGGGAGCGACCGTCAAGCCAACCATGGTCATAGCCCCCAGGGCCGTCA contains the following coding sequences:
- a CDS encoding TIGR02450 family Trp-rich protein, which translates into the protein MGSAWTAQEPLWGWRHFQVKNIQRRDRFTFVEMVAVCDPQVRFWLNAQQLRNRTLWQPGWHSLSSSQDPPEGMPPVPPYEQETSDG
- a CDS encoding MlaE family lipid ABC transporter permease subunit, whose protein sequence is MIWVQRFGSALLLWGQVIVHLLRGRVHRRNLRAQLNVVGPESLLVVVLTGLFVGMVFTIQVAREFIRFGSGDLVGGVLALALIRELAPVLTAVIVTGRVGSAFAAELGTMRVTEQIDALYMLKTDPVDYLVLPRVLACILMLPLLTVVAFVVGIAGGILIAHGLYDLSIRQFLDSVEQFMEAQDLVKALVKAAIFGMLVATIGCGWGLTTTGGAKGVGQSTTASVVTGLLAIFIADFFLSWLMFRGVGTAPF